AAGAAAAAAGCTTTCCGACGGTATACCTCCTGCATGGTTATGGCGATCGCTATGATGGCTGGATAAATAAGGTGACTATACTGAAGAAGTATGCAGATGATTTTCAACTGATCCTGGTTTGTCCGGATGGGAATTTTTCCAGCTGGTATATAGATAGTCCTGTAGATCCGGAATGGAAGTATGAAACTTATATCTCCACTGAGCTGGTTAGTCAGATTGATCAGCAATATAAAACGCGAAGAGACAGAAAAGGAAGAGCAATTACAGGACTGAGTATGGGTGGGCATGGCGCATTATCTCTTTCTTTCAAGCACCAGGATGTATATGGTGCTGCCGGAAGTATGAGTGGTGGAGTAGACCTGACTCCCTTTCCGCTCAACTGGGACATTGCAAAAAGACTAGGTAGTTATGAGCAGCAGGCAGAAAGATGGAAAGCAAATAGTGTATTAAACCTGACCCATTTGCTGGTTCCTAATAAACTGGCATTAATTATCGACTGTGGAAGAGATGACTTCTTTTATCAGGTTAATAATAAGCTTCACGAAGAATTGTTGTATCGCAACATCCCACATGATTTTACCATCCGGCCCGGTGCACATAACTGGGATTACTGGAAAAATGCAATTGGTTTCCAGCTGATGTTTTTCAATAATTTTTTTAATAGTAAATAGTTTTCATAACAATTTAAGCGTTCTCTTTCCTTGCTAAGGATGTTTGGTAGCAAAACGTTGTCTAAAGCAATAAAACCGGGATTACATTTCATAAAAAAATCCCCTTTCAACTTAAATGAAAGGGGACTTTTTATGAATATTCCGGGTGCATTACTCTACACTTCCTTCTTCTTTTTTCTTTTTCTTACCCGGACTTTTGTTTTCTACAACAATCTGATCACTCTCTTTGTCGTAATCAATTTCAAGTATATCACCATCATTGATTTCACCTTTTAATATTTCTTCAGCAATTGGATCCTCCAGGTATTTCTGAATGGCACGTTTCAGTGGCCTTGCTCCAAAGTTGATGTCGAAACCTTTATCTGCGATGAAGTCTTTGGCTCTCTCAGTTAATTTTACTTCATAACCAAGGTTATGAACACGTCCGAACAGAGATTTCAACTCAATGTCAATGATTTTGAAGATCTCTTCTTTACCTAAGGTATTGAAGACAACTACATCATCTACACGATTCAGGAATTCCGGAGCAAAAGCACGCTTTAACGCATTTTCAATTACGCCTCTTGAATGTGCATCTACCTGGTTTGTTTTAGCTGATGTAGAGAAACCAACGCCTTGTCCGAAATCTTTCAATTGGCGTGCGCCAATATTGGAAGTCATGATAATAATGGTATTTCTAAAATCTACCTTACGACCTAAGCTGTCAGTTAACTGACCTTCATCCAATACCTGTAATAAGATGTTAAATACATCAGGATGAGCTTTTTCAATTTCATCTAAAAGAATAACCGCATAAGGCTTACGACGAACTTTTTCAGTCAGTTGTCCACCTTCTTCATAACCTACATATCCCGGAGGCGCTCCCACTAAACGGGAAACCGCAAATTTCTCCATGTACTCACTCATATCGATCTGGATCAAAGAATCATCGCTGTCGAACATGAAGCGGGCCAACTCTTTTGCCAGCTCTGTCTTACCAACACCTGTAGGACCTAAGAAAATAAATGAACCAATTGGCTTCTTAGGATCTTTTAATCCGGCTCTGGTACGCTGAATTGCTTTTGTCAGCTTCTTAATGGCATCATCCTGTCCGATAATCTTTGTTGCTACTGTATCGTACATGTTCAATAGTTTAGCACTATCGGTTTGGCCTACACGTTGCAACGGAATACCGGTCATCATGGAAACTACTTCTGCCACATTATCTTCCGATACGGTATAACGTTTGGTTTTAGTTTCAGCTTCCCATGCAGCTTTCGCACGATCCAGCTCCTCTAAAAGATTCTTTTCGGTATCTCTTAATTTGGCAGCCTCTTCGTATTTCTGGCTTTTTACCACTTTATTCTTTTCAAGCTTGATCTCTTCAATCTTGTTTTCAATCTCAATGATGTTCTCAGGAACATGGATGTTCGTTAAATGTACCCTTGAACCAGCTTCATCTAAAGCGTCAATGGCCTTATCAGGTAAGAACCTGTCGGTAATATACCTTGAAGTCAGGGCAACGCAGGCATTGATCGCTTCATCAGTGTAAGTTACCCCATGGTGATCTTCGTATTTTTCTTTGATACGGTTCAGGATCTCAATGGTTTCATCCGGTGTAGCCGGTTCGATCATTACTTTTTGGAAACGACGGTCTAATGCCCCATCTTTCTCAATATACTGACGATACTCATCTAAAGTTGTAGCACCAATGCATTGAATTTCTCCTCTTGCCAACGCAGGTTTGAACATATTCGACGCATCAAGTGATCCTGAAGCTCCACCGGCACCTACAATCGTGTGAATCTCATCAATAAATAAGATTACATCAGTAGATTTTTCCAATTCATTCATGACCGCTTTCATGCGCTCTTCAAACTGCCCGCGGTATTTAGTACCAGCTACTAATGAGGCCAGATCTAAAGTTACTACCCTTTTGTTGAACAATACCCTGGAAACCTTACGTTGAACAATACGTAAGGCCAGTCCTTCTGCAATAGCAGATTTACCTACGCCTGGTTCACCGATCAGAATCGGATTGTTCTTTTTACGGCGTGACAGGATTTGAGACACACGTTCAATTTCTTTCTCACGGCCTACAATAGGATCCAGACGGTTTTCTTCCGCAGCTTTTGTTAAGTCTCTTCCAAAATTATCTAAAACCGGGGTTTTCGATTTGATATCTGACACTTTCTTAGGGCTACTGAAGCTTTCTTCTTCACGGTAATCATCATCACCACCAGTTGATGCGCTATTTTGAGTCTCATCTCTGAAACCGTTTTTGTTCACTTCAACTTCCTGTTTGAAAATCTCGTAATTGATGCTGTATTGTAATAAGATTTGAGAAGCGATGTTATCGTCATCGCGTAGAATAGACAGTAACAGATGTTCTGTTCCAATCAGATCGCTTTTGAAGATTTTAGCCTCCAGATACGTGATCTTTAAAACCTTTTCGGCTTGTTTGGTCAATGGGATATTTCCCAGATTAACTGTAACACTAGACGTACCTCTAACAGAGTCTTCTATCGAACGACGAAGTTTTGAAGTGTCAACACCCAGTGATTTTAATATCTTGATGGCCATACCGTCGCCTTCGCGAATTAGGCCTAACAATAGATGTTCTGCGCCTATGTAATCGTGACCTAATCTCAGGGCTTCTTCCCTGCTAAAAGATATCACGTCTTTTACTTGTGGAGAAAATTTAGCTTCCATATATACCTTTCTAAATCGGGAATGCTCTAAACTATAAAATTTGTTTTATAAAAAGGCACCCCTGATTTTTTTATTTTATCAACAATTACGCCATAGCAGGAGAAACGGATGTCGCAACTGCCGATATTTCAGAAATCTTACTAAGTTCTGACTTTATTGGTGATATTTCCAATCCGATAAGCAAATATGTCAGATGGAAATGATCGACATTTCTCTAACAGCTGC
This region of Pedobacter steynii genomic DNA includes:
- a CDS encoding ATP-dependent Clp protease ATP-binding subunit; the protein is MEAKFSPQVKDVISFSREEALRLGHDYIGAEHLLLGLIREGDGMAIKILKSLGVDTSKLRRSIEDSVRGTSSVTVNLGNIPLTKQAEKVLKITYLEAKIFKSDLIGTEHLLLSILRDDDNIASQILLQYSINYEIFKQEVEVNKNGFRDETQNSASTGGDDDYREEESFSSPKKVSDIKSKTPVLDNFGRDLTKAAEENRLDPIVGREKEIERVSQILSRRKKNNPILIGEPGVGKSAIAEGLALRIVQRKVSRVLFNKRVVTLDLASLVAGTKYRGQFEERMKAVMNELEKSTDVILFIDEIHTIVGAGGASGSLDASNMFKPALARGEIQCIGATTLDEYRQYIEKDGALDRRFQKVMIEPATPDETIEILNRIKEKYEDHHGVTYTDEAINACVALTSRYITDRFLPDKAIDALDEAGSRVHLTNIHVPENIIEIENKIEEIKLEKNKVVKSQKYEEAAKLRDTEKNLLEELDRAKAAWEAETKTKRYTVSEDNVAEVVSMMTGIPLQRVGQTDSAKLLNMYDTVATKIIGQDDAIKKLTKAIQRTRAGLKDPKKPIGSFIFLGPTGVGKTELAKELARFMFDSDDSLIQIDMSEYMEKFAVSRLVGAPPGYVGYEEGGQLTEKVRRKPYAVILLDEIEKAHPDVFNILLQVLDEGQLTDSLGRKVDFRNTIIIMTSNIGARQLKDFGQGVGFSTSAKTNQVDAHSRGVIENALKRAFAPEFLNRVDDVVVFNTLGKEEIFKIIDIELKSLFGRVHNLGYEVKLTERAKDFIADKGFDINFGARPLKRAIQKYLEDPIAEEILKGEINDGDILEIDYDKESDQIVVENKSPGKKKKKEEGSVE
- a CDS encoding alpha/beta hydrolase, translating into MRKCFFIAGILVLLSQSGAFAAKVDTVLTYSTAMKKKIKAVVVIPDNYEKEKSFPTVYLLHGYGDRYDGWINKVTILKKYADDFQLILVCPDGNFSSWYIDSPVDPEWKYETYISTELVSQIDQQYKTRRDRKGRAITGLSMGGHGALSLSFKHQDVYGAAGSMSGGVDLTPFPLNWDIAKRLGSYEQQAERWKANSVLNLTHLLVPNKLALIIDCGRDDFFYQVNNKLHEELLYRNIPHDFTIRPGAHNWDYWKNAIGFQLMFFNNFFNSK